One genomic window of Parasteatoda tepidariorum isolate YZ-2023 chromosome 9, CAS_Ptep_4.0, whole genome shotgun sequence includes the following:
- the LOC122272811 gene encoding uncharacterized protein isoform X3: MKPIMQFQLKTFSIIVIMVLSGSFKKLECWGTSFVDVIYEDVNALNATCTGLDSCELPRDPDSLEHCSCDRFCSLLGTCCIDSRYRNRYSKPLKNIDCFHIPTRKDKHRYIPMIKSCDPDLKTGIFTEMFCKSNGELLSDPFLKIPVTDPITGISYKNYYCFACNENYGTEEPIPWNIELATKIDKSSATKKKSKARIPRKVGINESSDSSVPTLQYDASWRARVLKVTNSSSVPSLSYDYTRRTWIMNPNQENATDVKFRASFPEQLKNITPICYYMVSPIISECASDWTDDNAKKRCMAYMAVISIRRNYYHNPHCAICNYESMDDLNCFVHLKTFNRPRWQSEVLLLRLFSLQDKAIKTCADFMGYDHFEKKCRRVYRSKRRI, translated from the coding sequence ATGAAACCAATCATGCAGTttcaattgaaaacattttcaatcaTAGTTATAATGGTCTTGTCCGggtctttcaaaaaattggaatGTTGGGGCACCTCATTCGTAGATGTCATATACGAAGACGTCAATGCATTAAATGCAACATGCACTGGTTTAGACTCTTGTGAACTACCAAGAGATCCTGATTCTCTCGAGCACTGCAGCTGTGACAGATTCTGCAGTTTGTTAGGAACATGCTGCATAGACTCTAGATATAGAAACAGATATTCTAAACCATTGAAGAACATCGATTGTTTTCACATCCCTACTAGAAAAGACAAACACCGTTATATACCTATGATAAAAAGTTGTGATCCGGATTTGAAAACTGGTATATTTACCGAGATGTTTTGCAAAAGTAATGGCGAATTATTAAGCGATCCCTTTTTGAAAATACCCGTTACTGATCCAATAACTggtatttcatataaaaactaCTATTGCTTTGCCTGCAACGAAAACTATGGTACAGAAGAGCCAATACCATGGAATATAGAATTAGCCACTAAAATCGATAAATCATCAGCAacgaaaaaaaagtctaaagcGCGTATTCCAAGGAAGGTAGGAATTAACGAAAGTTCAGATTCATCAGTACCAACCCTGCAGTACGACGCATCCTGGCGGGCGCGGGTTCTGAAAGTTACCAATTCATCATCTGTTCCGAGTCTGAGTTACGATTATACCCGAAGAACTTGGATTATGAACCCCAATCAAGAGAATGCAACCGACGTCAAATTTCGTGCATCTTTTCCTGAACAGTTAAAAAACATTACACCCATTTGCTACTATATGGTTTCCCCAATTATTTCGGAATGTGCATCGGATTGGACAGATGACAATGCGAAAAAGAGATGCATGGCTTACATGGCTGTGATTTCAATCCGAAGAAACTACTACCATAATCCACATTGCGCCATTTGCAATTATGAGAGTATGGATGACCTGAATTgttttgtacatttaaaaactttcaatcgCCCAAGGTGGCAGTCCGAAGTTTTATTACTTAGATTATTTTCTCTCCAAGACAAAGCAATAAAAACTTGTGCAGACTTTATGGGGTATgatcattttgaaaagaagtGCAGAAGGGTATATAGATCAAAGAGGCGTATTTGA
- the LOC122272811 gene encoding uncharacterized protein isoform X2: protein MKPIMQFQLKAFSIIVLMILSGFFKKLECWGNSIIDVIYEDIAALNATCSGLDSCELPRDPDSLEHCSCDRFCSLLGTCCIDSRYRNRYPEPLKNIECFYISGRKIRRYIPMIRSCDPDVETDDATEALCNSDGEESSDPFLKIPVTDPITGISYKNYYCFACNENYGAEEPISWNIELAVKADESSIAMLTEMRRKTRIKGGLGSSTPNLQYDESRRIWVLKFNNSSSVPSLSYDNTRNTWVMDPNQENATDVEFTTFLPEQLKTVTPICYNTIFPIISECASDWTDDYWKERCMAYMAVISIERKDSFFSNYYHNPHCAICNYESMDGLNCYVEENGVGTILWESEVLLLRLFSLEDKTTKTCADFMVYDYFGKKCRRVYRAKRRT, encoded by the coding sequence ATGAAACCAATCATGCAGTTTCAATTGAAAGCATTTTCAATCATAGTTCTGATGATCTTGTCCgggtttttcaaaaaattggaatGTTGGGGCAACTCAATCATAGATGTCATATACGAAGACATCGCTGCATTAAATGCAACATGCAGTGGTTTAGACTCTTGTGAACTACCAAGAGATCCTGATTCTCTCGAGCACTGCAGCTGTGACAGATTCTGCAGTTTGTTGGGAACATGCTGCATAGACTCTAGATATAGAAACAGATATCCTGAACCTTTGAAAAACATCGAATGTTTCTACATCTCTGGTAGAAAAATACGCCGTTATATACCTATGATAAGAAGTTGTGATCCGGATGTGGAAACTGATGACGCTACCGAGGCACTTTGCAATAGCGATGGCGAAGAATCAAGTGATCCCTTTTTGAAAATACCCGTTACTGATCCAATAACAGGTATTTCATATAAGAACTATTATTGCTTTGCCTGCAACGAAAACTACGGTGCAGAAGAGCCAATATCATGGAATATAGAATTAGCCGTTAAAGCCGATGAATCATCAATAGCGATGCTTACTGAAATGCGTAGGAAGACTAGAATTAAAGGAGGTTTAGGTTCATCAACACCAAACCTGCAATACGACGAATCCAGGAGGATATGGgttctgaaatttaataattcatcatcTGTTCCGAGTCTGAGTTACGATAACACCCGAAATACTTGGGTTATGGACCCTAATCAAGAGAATGCAACCGACGTCGAATTTACTACATTTCTTCCGGAACAGTTAAAAACCGTTACTCCCATTTGCTACAATACGATTTTCCCGATTATTTCGGAATGTGCATCGGATTGGACAGATGACTATTGGAAAGAGAGGTGTATGGCTTATATGGCTGTGATTTCCATAGAAAGAAAAGATAGCTTTTTTTCTAACTACTATCATAATCCACATTGTGCCATTTGCAATTATGAGAGTATGGATGGCCTGAACTGTTACGTAGAGGAAAATGGTGTCGGTACGATACTATGGGAATCCGAAGTCTTATTACTTAGATTATTTTCTCTCGAagacaaaacaacaaaaacttgTGCAGACTTTATGGTGTATGATTATTTTGGAAAGAAGTGCAGAAGGGTGTATAGAGCAAAGAGGCGTACTTAA